In a single window of the Anabas testudineus chromosome 17, fAnaTes1.2, whole genome shotgun sequence genome:
- the ackr4a gene encoding atypical chemokine receptor 4, with amino-acid sequence MDISEDDYVYHENFTYDDYPTLCEKADIRSFAALFLPIMYSICLVVGLAGNSLVVAVYAYHKRLRTMTDTFLTHLAVADLLLLFTLPFWAADAARGWELGVVVCKIVSACYTVNFTCCMLLLACISLDRYLALARAQSGDQRGRLQRVFSRRHCWKVCLAVWTAAFMLGVPDLIFSEVVRWEPRSMCLAVYPPSMAKSGKAALEIVEVLLGFLLPLLVMVICYCSMGRQLQGLPTESRGKKWKVLRVLVVVVGVFVVTQLPYNVVKLYRAMDSVYALVTHCGTSKVLDQAAQVTESLALTHCCLNPILYTFVGSSFGQHTMKVAKKFVQERRRRRRAREDSAVQEGVEMTFDSHSASQETNTFSI; translated from the coding sequence ATGGATATCTCAGAGGATGACTACGTTTACCATGAAAACTTCACCTATGATGACTATCCCACCCTGTGTGAGAAGGCTGACATCCGTTCCTTTGCCGCCCTCTTCCTCCCAATCATGTACAGCATCTGTCTGGTGGTGGGACTGGCAGGAAACTCCCTAGTCGTGGCTGTCTATGCCTACCACAAACGCCTGAGGACCATGACGGACACTTTCCTGACACACCTGGCTGTGGccgacctgctgctgctcttcacgCTACCTTTCTGGGCTGCGGATGCCGCGAGGGGCTGGGAGCTGGGGGTGGTCGTCTGTAAGATCGTGTCAGCCTGCTACACGGTCAACTTCACCTGCTGCATGCTGCTGCTGGCCTGCATCAGCCTGGACCGTTACTTAGCACTAGCCAGGGCGCAAAGTGGAGACCAGAGAGGGCGGCTGCAGAGAGTATTTAGTAGGAGACACTGTTGGAAAGTGTGTTTAGCTGTTTGGACAGCGGCTTTCATGCTTGGTGTGCCTGATTTGATATTCTCAGAAGTGGTGAGGTGGGAGCCGAGGAGCATGTGTCTGGCTGTCTACCCTCCTTCTATGGCTAAATCGGGAAAAGCAGCCCTAGAGATAGTTGAAGTGCTGCTGGGATTCCTGCTTCCTCTCCTGGTTATGGTGATCTGTTACTGCAGCATGGGACGACAGCTACAGGGACTCCCTACCGAGAGCAGGGGCAAGAAGTGGAAAGTCCTGCGTGTTCTTGTAGTAGTAGTGGGGGTGTTCGTGGTCACACAGCTTCCTTATAATGTGGTGAAACTCTATAGAGCGATGGACTCTGTCTACGCTTTGGTGACCCACTGTGGGACGAGTAAAGTGCTGGATCAGGCAGCACAGGTGACAGAGAGCCTGGCCCTAACCCACTGCTGCCTTAATCCGATCCTCTACACCTTTGTGGGGTCTTCGTTCGGTCAGCACACCATGAAAGTAGCCAAGAAGTTCGTacaagagagaaggagaaggagaagagcaAGGGAAGATTCTGCAGTGCAAGAAGGGGTGGAGATGACATTTGACTCTCACTCTGCATCTCAAGAGACAAATACATTCTCTATATGA